One genomic segment of Streptococcus salivarius includes these proteins:
- the pulA gene encoding type I pullulanase: MDNLLTVHFHSMHGDYSRYSMWKWLDGYWGEEAHFSREDDFGLVGQVTSPSNRFIDSVNLLVKTEDWSRQTHDYRVRRFLGDAPNAIWIVEGDPTVYYSKQAALTSHSFEGRDQHAFDMALRRQEFDQKWGFQGWLGHKYEKGATEFRLWSPLARRVKLLLFKKGSKNPKIIKMSRGTSINKDRHEMNTHGVWSATVKKDLDGVAYQFRVYHEESFYQDTRDPYSIALSLDNKKNLVVNPKRLVPRGYEKVTKQKASWRKANACSSVICEMHLRDFSISETSGVKKSYRGTYLGACQKGTRNAHGDVTCFDYLKRMGYNYVQLQPVFDHHKTYDKDGKLLYNWGYDPENYNVPDRQFAADQKNPVAPILELKRMIQAYHEAGIGVIMDVVYNHTYSSYSSPFQLSVPAYYYRMHDNGSFQDGSGCGNETASEKEMYRKYMIDSLTYWAEEFGVDGFRFDLMGLHDVETMKAVRSAMDDIDPRILLYGEGWDMGIGLPVDQKAKKDNAALMPRIGFFNDNARDAVKGAEVYGHISNGYVSGAPLEDQIAKSLLGSRGFVNYLMPGQVLNYIEAHDNYNLNDLMHHLHPHDSPEDIEKRIYLANALNLTMQGMCFMQLGQEFQRSKMVATGEDGNYTEADVKRAMNSYNAPDAVNQVDWNQVTLKKDLVAKVAKLIERKQTVQEFSYRSYADIYDNLYVAKAEYDSGIVELHISGKLRKTFVFDNMKKDLEIY; encoded by the coding sequence ATGGACAATTTATTAACCGTTCATTTTCATAGTATGCATGGCGACTATTCCAGATACAGTATGTGGAAGTGGCTAGATGGTTATTGGGGCGAAGAAGCCCATTTTTCACGTGAGGATGATTTTGGCCTTGTTGGTCAGGTTACTTCTCCCTCCAATCGTTTTATTGATTCTGTCAATCTTTTGGTCAAAACGGAAGACTGGTCGAGGCAAACACATGATTACCGTGTCCGACGCTTCCTAGGGGATGCTCCCAATGCTATTTGGATAGTTGAAGGTGATCCAACGGTTTATTATTCTAAACAGGCAGCCTTGACTAGCCATAGTTTCGAAGGTCGTGACCAGCATGCCTTTGATATGGCTCTTCGTAGACAGGAATTTGATCAGAAGTGGGGCTTTCAAGGTTGGTTAGGTCATAAGTATGAAAAAGGGGCTACAGAGTTTCGCCTTTGGTCACCTCTAGCTCGTCGTGTGAAGCTCTTGCTTTTTAAAAAGGGCAGTAAAAACCCTAAGATCATTAAGATGAGCCGAGGAACCAGTATCAATAAGGACCGTCATGAGATGAATACTCACGGTGTTTGGAGTGCCACTGTCAAAAAGGATTTGGATGGGGTAGCCTACCAATTTCGTGTGTATCATGAGGAAAGCTTCTATCAGGATACAAGAGACCCCTACAGTATTGCCCTTAGCTTAGATAATAAAAAAAATTTGGTGGTCAATCCTAAGAGACTTGTCCCAAGAGGGTATGAAAAGGTTACTAAGCAAAAAGCGAGCTGGCGTAAGGCAAATGCTTGCTCATCCGTAATCTGTGAAATGCACCTCCGTGACTTCTCGATTTCAGAGACGTCTGGGGTTAAGAAGTCCTATAGAGGAACCTATCTAGGTGCTTGTCAGAAAGGGACTAGAAATGCCCATGGAGATGTGACTTGTTTTGATTACCTCAAACGTATGGGCTACAACTATGTCCAACTGCAACCAGTCTTTGATCACCATAAAACCTATGATAAAGATGGTAAGCTTCTCTACAACTGGGGCTATGATCCTGAGAATTACAATGTTCCGGACCGTCAGTTTGCTGCTGATCAGAAGAATCCTGTGGCACCGATTTTAGAGCTTAAGAGAATGATTCAGGCCTACCATGAGGCAGGAATTGGGGTCATCATGGATGTGGTATATAACCATACTTACTCTTCTTATAGCTCTCCGTTCCAACTATCTGTGCCGGCTTATTACTACCGTATGCATGACAATGGGTCTTTCCAAGATGGATCAGGCTGTGGAAATGAAACAGCCAGTGAAAAGGAAATGTACCGTAAGTATATGATTGATTCTTTGACCTATTGGGCAGAAGAATTTGGAGTGGATGGTTTCCGCTTTGACCTCATGGGCTTACATGATGTCGAAACGATGAAAGCCGTTCGTTCGGCTATGGATGATATTGATCCTAGGATTCTTCTTTATGGTGAAGGATGGGATATGGGAATTGGACTTCCTGTAGACCAAAAGGCCAAGAAGGATAATGCAGCCTTGATGCCTAGAATCGGATTTTTCAATGACAATGCGCGTGATGCGGTCAAGGGAGCAGAGGTCTATGGGCACATCAGTAATGGCTATGTGTCTGGAGCTCCATTGGAAGATCAGATTGCCAAGAGTCTGCTTGGTAGCCGTGGTTTTGTAAACTACCTCATGCCTGGTCAGGTCCTCAACTATATCGAAGCGCATGACAACTACAATTTGAATGATTTGATGCACCATTTGCATCCACATGATTCGCCAGAGGATATTGAAAAACGTATCTACTTGGCTAATGCCCTCAATCTGACTATGCAGGGGATGTGTTTCATGCAATTGGGACAAGAATTCCAGCGTAGTAAGATGGTTGCAACAGGTGAAGATGGAAATTACACGGAAGCGGATGTTAAGCGTGCCATGAATAGCTACAATGCCCCTGATGCTGTTAATCAGGTGGATTGGAATCAAGTGACTCTTAAGAAAGACTTGGTTGCTAAAGTTGCCAAATTAATTGAGCGTAAGCAAACCGTACAAGAATTTTCATATCGTTCATATGCAGATATTTACGATAATCTCTATGTCGCAAAAGCTGAGTATGATTCAGGTATTGTTGAATTACATATTTCTGGAAAATTACGTAAGACTTTTGTGTTCGATAATATGAAAAAAGATTTGGAGATTTACTGA
- the glgB gene encoding 1,4-alpha-glucan branching protein GlgB produces the protein MNLDEAMYTFGTGENFHLQNYLGVHELEGEEGFIFRVWAPHAEQIQVIGDFTGWFDEPLDMTKNHIGVWEATSALPEEGQLYKFLVKRKGGQVVEKMDPFATYLEPRPGTGAVIRKKKTKKWKDGLWMGRRKRFGFQKRPVNIYEAHASSWKLKEDGQPYTFKELKEELIPYLVEMNYTHVEFMPLMAHPLGMSWGYQLMGYFAFEHTYGTPEEFQDFVEACHQNNIGVLVDWVPGHYTQNDDALAYFDGTPTFEYQDHDRAHNYRWGALNFDLGKNQVQSFLISSALYWIENYHIDGIRVDAVSNMLYLDYDEGPWMPNKDGGNRNLEGYGFLQKLNREIKKRYPDVMMVAEESTAATPITQPIEEGGLGFDFKWNMGWMNDILKFYAEDPVYRQYDFNLMTFSFMYCFNENYVLPFSHDEVVHGKKSMMHKMWGDRYNQFAGLRNLYAYQLCHPGKKLLFMGSEFGQFLEWKFDYQLEWGNLEDEMNQKMQAFTSHMNAFYKDHKSLWQIDDSYDGIEIIDADNRAESVLSFIRKDDKGDKGDFLVCVFNLAPVERQNFTIGLPVAGIYQEVLNTEMEEFGGVWKEGNPETRTQKAKWKDYENTLSFTLPALGASIWRVKRRLK, from the coding sequence ATGAATCTCGATGAAGCCATGTACACATTTGGAACAGGTGAGAACTTCCACCTTCAGAATTATTTGGGTGTGCATGAATTAGAGGGAGAAGAAGGTTTTATCTTCCGTGTGTGGGCCCCTCATGCTGAGCAGATTCAGGTAATTGGAGATTTCACAGGTTGGTTTGATGAACCTCTGGATATGACCAAAAACCATATCGGTGTTTGGGAGGCAACTTCAGCTCTCCCAGAGGAAGGACAACTCTATAAGTTCTTGGTGAAACGTAAGGGAGGTCAAGTCGTCGAAAAGATGGATCCTTTTGCGACTTACTTAGAGCCTCGTCCTGGAACAGGAGCTGTGATTCGTAAGAAGAAAACTAAGAAGTGGAAGGATGGCCTTTGGATGGGTCGTCGTAAACGCTTTGGTTTCCAAAAACGTCCGGTTAATATCTATGAAGCTCATGCATCATCTTGGAAACTAAAAGAGGATGGTCAACCTTATACTTTCAAAGAATTGAAAGAAGAGTTGATTCCATATTTGGTTGAGATGAACTATACCCACGTGGAATTCATGCCACTCATGGCTCATCCTCTTGGGATGAGTTGGGGTTACCAGCTTATGGGTTACTTTGCTTTTGAGCATACCTATGGCACACCAGAAGAATTTCAAGATTTCGTAGAAGCATGTCACCAGAATAATATCGGTGTCTTGGTAGACTGGGTCCCAGGTCACTATACACAGAATGACGATGCTTTGGCCTACTTCGATGGTACACCAACTTTCGAATATCAGGATCATGATCGAGCTCATAACTATCGTTGGGGCGCACTTAACTTTGACTTAGGAAAAAATCAAGTTCAGTCTTTCCTTATTTCAAGTGCTCTTTACTGGATTGAAAATTATCATATCGATGGTATCCGAGTGGATGCAGTATCTAACATGCTCTATTTGGACTATGATGAAGGTCCATGGATGCCTAACAAGGACGGTGGAAATCGTAACTTGGAAGGCTACGGCTTCCTTCAAAAACTCAATCGTGAAATTAAAAAACGCTATCCAGATGTTATGATGGTTGCGGAAGAATCAACTGCAGCAACGCCAATCACCCAACCGATTGAAGAAGGTGGTCTAGGTTTCGACTTCAAATGGAATATGGGTTGGATGAACGATATCCTCAAATTCTACGCAGAAGATCCAGTTTACCGTCAGTATGACTTCAATCTGATGACCTTCAGTTTCATGTATTGCTTCAATGAAAACTATGTTCTACCTTTCTCACATGATGAAGTGGTTCATGGTAAGAAGAGCATGATGCATAAGATGTGGGGTGACCGCTATAATCAATTTGCTGGTCTTCGTAACCTCTATGCTTACCAACTCTGTCACCCAGGTAAGAAATTGCTCTTTATGGGTTCTGAGTTTGGTCAATTCTTGGAGTGGAAGTTTGATTATCAACTCGAATGGGGTAATCTTGAAGATGAGATGAACCAGAAGATGCAGGCCTTTACTAGCCATATGAATGCTTTCTACAAGGACCATAAATCTCTCTGGCAGATTGATGATTCTTACGATGGTATTGAGATTATCGATGCGGATAACCGTGCTGAAAGTGTTCTTTCCTTCATTCGTAAAGATGATAAAGGCGATAAGGGTGACTTCCTCGTCTGTGTCTTCAACCTAGCTCCAGTGGAACGTCAAAACTTCACTATTGGATTGCCAGTAGCTGGTATCTACCAAGAAGTGCTTAACACTGAGATGGAAGAATTCGGTGGCGTTTGGAAAGAAGGAAATCCTGAAACCCGTACCCAAAAAGCGAAGTGGAAGGACTATGAAAATACCCTTAGCTTCACCCTACCTGCTCTAGGAGCAAGTATCTGGCGTGTAAAACGTCGTTTGAAATAA
- a CDS encoding glucose-1-phosphate adenylyltransferase codes for MKNEMLALILAGGQGTRLGKLTQSIAKPAVQFGGRYRIIDFGLSNCANSGINNVGVITQYQPLALNNHIGNGSSWGLDGVNSGVSILQPYSASEGNRWFEGISHAIYQNIDYIDSINPEYVLILSGDHIYKMDYDDMLQAHKDNNASLTVAVLDVPLKEASRFGIMNTDANNRIVEFEEKPENPKSTKASMGIYIFDWKRLRNMLVSAEKSAVDMSDFGKNVIPAYLETGESVFAYEFEGYWKDVGTIESLWEANMEYISPENALDSRNRQWKIYSRNVIAPPNFFGEHAHVEDSLVVDGSIVDGTVKHSVLSTSAQIREGAVVEDSVIMSGAVIGKGAKIKRAIIGEGAHISEGVEIDGTEEVQVVGYNEVVGVPKDED; via the coding sequence ATGAAAAATGAAATGTTGGCTTTGATCCTTGCTGGTGGGCAAGGAACTCGTCTTGGAAAATTGACCCAAAGTATTGCCAAACCAGCTGTTCAGTTTGGTGGACGCTACCGTATCATTGACTTTGGTTTGTCAAACTGTGCCAATTCAGGGATTAACAATGTTGGTGTCATTACACAGTATCAACCACTTGCTTTGAACAACCATATCGGAAATGGTTCAAGTTGGGGCTTGGATGGTGTTAACTCTGGTGTATCAATTCTTCAACCTTACTCAGCTAGTGAAGGTAATCGTTGGTTTGAAGGTATCAGCCACGCTATTTACCAAAACATTGACTATATCGACAGCATCAATCCTGAATACGTTTTAATCTTGTCTGGTGACCATATTTACAAGATGGACTATGATGATATGCTCCAAGCACACAAAGACAACAACGCGAGTCTTACTGTAGCAGTTCTTGATGTACCACTTAAGGAAGCTAGCCGTTTCGGTATCATGAACACTGACGCTAATAACCGTATCGTCGAATTTGAAGAAAAACCTGAAAATCCTAAATCAACTAAGGCATCAATGGGTATTTACATCTTTGACTGGAAACGTCTTCGCAACATGTTGGTTTCAGCTGAAAAGAGTGCCGTTGATATGTCAGACTTTGGTAAGAACGTTATCCCAGCTTATCTTGAAACAGGTGAAAGCGTCTTTGCTTATGAATTTGAAGGCTATTGGAAAGACGTAGGTACCATCGAATCCCTTTGGGAAGCAAACATGGAGTACATTTCTCCTGAAAATGCCTTGGATAGTCGTAACCGTCAATGGAAAATTTACTCACGTAACGTGATTGCTCCACCAAACTTCTTTGGTGAACATGCCCATGTTGAGGATTCCCTTGTAGTCGACGGTTCAATAGTTGATGGAACTGTTAAACATTCTGTGCTTTCAACAAGTGCGCAAATCCGTGAAGGAGCAGTTGTTGAGGATTCAGTAATCATGAGTGGTGCAGTCATTGGTAAAGGTGCAAAAATTAAACGTGCTATTATCGGTGAAGGTGCACACATTTCTGAGGGTGTGGAAATTGACGGTACAGAAGAAGTGCAAGTCGTAGGATACAATGAAGTAGTGGGGGTACCAAAAGATGAAGATTGA
- the glgD gene encoding glucose-1-phosphate adenylyltransferase subunit GlgD, with protein MKIDKYSAILGNTVGFHDMDGLTEHRPIATLPFGGKYRLIDFPLSNLANAGIRSVFGIFQNENISSVFDHIRSGREWGLSTLLSHYYLGIYNTPVESSTVDEEYYRQILTYLKRSGSDQTVALNSDVLVNIDLNQVFHLHNTTEQKVTVVYKKLPKELISDVNSILEIDESDKVLSHELFQGGDKEAYNMSTDIFVVDTPFLIAKLEEEAAKEEPRKLRYVLRDLAVAENAFAYEYTGYLSNIHSVKAYFDANLDMLESHKFYKLFAPNQKVYTKVKNEEPTYYSDSSEVKLSQFASGSIVRGKVENSVISRNVDLSEGSSVSHSILFPRVKVAKGATVEYAIVDKGVEIAEGVTIRGTENNPVVIKKGSVVTEDIVR; from the coding sequence ATGAAGATTGATAAATATTCTGCAATTCTAGGAAATACCGTAGGATTCCATGACATGGATGGTTTGACTGAGCACCGTCCTATTGCCACCCTACCATTTGGTGGAAAATATCGCCTCATCGACTTCCCATTGTCTAACTTGGCTAACGCTGGTATCCGTAGCGTCTTTGGTATCTTCCAAAACGAAAACATCAGTTCTGTTTTCGACCACATTCGTTCAGGTCGTGAGTGGGGCTTGTCAACACTCCTCAGCCACTACTACCTTGGTATTTATAACACTCCAGTTGAAAGTTCAACTGTTGATGAAGAATACTATCGTCAAATTTTGACTTACCTTAAACGTTCAGGTTCAGACCAAACGGTAGCGCTTAACAGTGATGTTTTGGTCAACATTGATCTTAACCAAGTTTTCCACCTCCACAATACAACAGAACAAAAAGTTACTGTGGTCTACAAAAAACTTCCTAAAGAACTCATTTCAGATGTAAACAGCATTTTGGAAATTGATGAATCTGACAAAGTGCTTAGCCATGAGCTCTTCCAGGGTGGAGATAAAGAAGCTTACAATATGTCTACAGACATCTTTGTTGTGGATACACCATTCTTGATTGCAAAATTGGAAGAAGAAGCAGCTAAAGAAGAACCACGTAAGCTTCGTTATGTACTTCGTGATTTGGCAGTTGCTGAAAATGCTTTTGCTTACGAGTACACTGGTTACCTTTCAAATATCCACTCAGTGAAAGCATACTTTGATGCTAACTTGGATATGTTGGAATCACACAAATTCTATAAACTTTTTGCACCAAACCAAAAAGTTTATACAAAAGTTAAAAATGAAGAGCCAACATACTATTCAGACTCTTCAGAAGTTAAGCTTTCACAATTTGCATCTGGTTCGATTGTACGAGGAAAAGTTGAGAACTCAGTGATTTCACGTAATGTTGATTTGTCTGAAGGTTCTAGTGTGAGCCATTCAATTCTCTTCCCACGTGTTAAAGTTGCCAAGGGCGCGACAGTTGAATACGCTATTGTGGATAAAGGTGTTGAAATTGCTGAAGGTGTTACGATTCGAGGTACAGAAAACAACCCAGTTGTCATCAAAAAAGGTAGCGTTGTAACAGAGGATATTGTACGATGA
- the glgA gene encoding glycogen synthase GlgA, producing the protein MKILFVAAEGAPFAKTGGLGDVIGALPKSLVKNGHEVAVILPYYDVVSAKFGDQVEDLGFFYTNVGWRRQYVGIKKIVRDGVTFYFIDNEQYFNRGTVYGEWDDGERFGFFQMAALELMEKVDFIPDILHAHDYHTGMIPFLLKEKYHWIQAYQGIKTVFTIHNIEFQGQFDSGMLWEIFGVGYERYADGTLRWNDCLNWMKAAVLYADRVTTVSPSYAGEIQTPEFGKGLDQIMRMESGKLSGIVNGIDTDLLDPETDTHIPYHFSVDDLSGKAKDKAALQDRVGLPVREDVPLIGIVSRLTDQKGFDLVVNELHNILQHDVQIVLLGTGYSDYENSFSWFAHAYPEKMSANITFNLELAQQIYAGCDIFLMPSAFEPCGLSQMMSMRYGTLPVVSEVGGLRDTVEPYNPVTGSGTGFSFGNFSGYWMVQTLEKALDVYENNADAWKQLQHNAMTRDFSWDTASLAYVDLYKQLV; encoded by the coding sequence ATGAAAATTTTATTTGTAGCAGCAGAGGGTGCTCCTTTCGCTAAAACTGGCGGTTTGGGTGACGTTATCGGTGCTCTTCCTAAATCTCTAGTCAAAAATGGTCACGAAGTTGCCGTAATTCTCCCATATTATGATGTGGTTTCGGCTAAATTTGGCGATCAGGTTGAAGACCTTGGCTTCTTCTATACAAATGTTGGTTGGCGTCGTCAATATGTCGGCATCAAGAAAATCGTTCGCGATGGTGTGACTTTCTACTTCATTGATAATGAGCAGTATTTCAACCGTGGTACGGTATACGGTGAGTGGGACGATGGTGAGCGTTTCGGCTTCTTCCAAATGGCTGCCCTTGAGTTGATGGAAAAAGTGGACTTTATTCCAGATATTCTCCATGCTCATGACTACCACACAGGCATGATTCCATTCCTTCTTAAGGAAAAATACCATTGGATTCAAGCTTACCAAGGTATTAAGACAGTCTTCACTATCCACAATATTGAGTTCCAAGGTCAATTTGACAGTGGTATGCTTTGGGAAATCTTTGGTGTTGGTTACGAGCGTTATGCTGATGGTACCCTCCGTTGGAATGATTGCCTCAACTGGATGAAAGCAGCTGTTCTTTACGCAGACCGTGTCACAACAGTTTCACCATCATATGCTGGTGAAATCCAAACACCTGAATTTGGTAAAGGCCTTGATCAAATCATGCGCATGGAATCTGGTAAGTTATCTGGTATTGTTAATGGTATCGATACGGACCTCCTTGATCCAGAAACAGATACTCACATTCCTTATCATTTCTCAGTGGATGATTTGTCAGGTAAAGCCAAAGACAAGGCAGCTCTTCAAGATCGTGTTGGACTTCCAGTTCGTGAAGACGTTCCATTGATTGGTATTGTCTCTCGTTTGACTGACCAAAAAGGTTTCGATTTGGTGGTAAATGAACTTCACAACATCTTGCAACATGATGTTCAGATTGTTCTTTTGGGTACTGGTTATAGCGACTATGAGAATTCTTTCTCTTGGTTCGCTCATGCTTACCCAGAAAAAATGTCTGCCAACATTACTTTCAACTTAGAGTTGGCTCAACAAATTTATGCTGGTTGTGACATTTTCCTTATGCCTTCAGCCTTTGAACCATGTGGCCTCTCTCAAATGATGTCTATGCGCTATGGTACCTTGCCAGTGGTTAGTGAGGTTGGTGGTCTTCGTGACACCGTTGAACCTTACAACCCTGTGACAGGCTCAGGTACAGGCTTCTCATTTGGTAACTTCTCAGGTTACTGGATGGTTCAAACCCTTGAAAAAGCTCTCGATGTTTACGAAAACAACGCTGATGCTTGGAAACAACTCCAGCACAATGCGATGACACGTGACTTCTCATGGGATACAGCAAGTTTGGCATATGTTGATTTGTACAAACAATTAGTATAA
- a CDS encoding glycogen/starch/alpha-glucan phosphorylase: MQLENLTKEQFIRDFKDTLHQEQLIKVAKATPTEIFTALAGLIRKYYTNTWIERNHALSDNQEKIAYYFSIEFLSGRMLETNLLNLGILDLVKEGFAELDIDFREVVEAEHDMALGNGGLGRLAAAFMDSLATTGYPGFGNGLRYRYGLFKQRIVDGYQVELPDGWFGSTGNVWETRKDHDIVYVKLFGDVVLESNEDGRFVPTYKNAQVLRAVPYDVPQIGYKNGVINNLRLWDVEIPEEYELDYPTLEARRRVKDITAILYPDDSTIEGKKLRLVQEYFMTSAGLQTIIKSYLKMGLPLKDIHEKVSVHINDTHPAVAPAEFMRLLLDEYGLSWEDAWNATVKTMSYTNHTILQEALEKWDQQLFKRVLPRVYQIILEIDNRYIAEMAGRGIAADVIERTRIVKDGQVHMANLAIIGGHSVNGVAKLHTELLKEDTLHDFYTIYPEKFNNKTNGIVQRRWTQIAAPELSAAIDDVIGDGWRNDIHELENLTTYLDDKEVLNQFYQVKKTAKQRLADYIKETTGLEVSTDTIFDVQVKRLHAYKRQLLNLLHIIKLYWDLKDNPDKDMVPRVFIFGAKAAPGYHFAKSVIKLINEVANLVNNDESLQGKLKVVFLENYRVSLAELIIPAADVSEQISLASKEASGTSNMKFMMTGAITLATLDGANIEIKDEVGDENVVIFGMDKDEVYEHYARHDYYSRAVYENNTVIRRVVDTFVNGTIPNAQAEGTEIYEALITHNDEYFLLEDFAAYVEAQEKIDALYRDHDKWARMSLANIAKSHKFTSDDTITEYAKEIWELKK; encoded by the coding sequence ATGCAACTCGAAAATTTAACAAAAGAACAATTCATCCGTGACTTTAAGGATACTCTCCATCAAGAGCAGTTGATTAAAGTTGCTAAGGCCACACCAACGGAGATTTTTACTGCCTTGGCTGGTTTGATCCGTAAATATTACACAAATACATGGATTGAACGTAACCATGCACTTTCAGACAATCAAGAAAAAATTGCTTACTACTTCTCGATTGAATTTCTTTCAGGTCGTATGTTGGAAACTAACCTTCTCAACCTTGGTATTCTTGACCTTGTTAAAGAGGGATTCGCAGAACTTGATATTGACTTCCGTGAAGTTGTAGAAGCTGAGCATGACATGGCACTTGGTAATGGTGGTCTTGGTCGTTTGGCTGCTGCCTTCATGGATTCACTTGCGACTACTGGTTATCCTGGTTTTGGTAACGGTCTTCGTTACCGCTATGGACTATTTAAACAACGTATTGTTGATGGTTACCAGGTGGAATTACCAGATGGTTGGTTTGGTTCTACAGGTAATGTTTGGGAAACACGTAAAGACCACGATATTGTCTATGTGAAACTCTTTGGTGATGTGGTTCTTGAAAGCAATGAAGATGGTCGCTTTGTCCCAACTTATAAGAATGCTCAAGTCCTTCGTGCCGTACCTTATGATGTGCCGCAAATTGGTTATAAAAATGGTGTGATTAACAATCTTCGCCTTTGGGATGTTGAAATTCCTGAAGAATATGAGTTGGATTACCCAACATTGGAAGCACGCCGTCGTGTGAAAGATATTACTGCCATTCTTTATCCAGATGATTCAACAATTGAAGGTAAAAAATTGCGTTTGGTTCAAGAGTACTTCATGACAAGTGCCGGTCTCCAAACAATCATCAAATCTTACCTCAAGATGGGCTTGCCATTGAAAGATATCCACGAAAAAGTATCTGTTCACATCAATGATACCCACCCTGCGGTTGCACCAGCTGAATTTATGCGTCTTCTCCTTGATGAATATGGTCTTTCATGGGAAGATGCTTGGAATGCGACTGTTAAGACTATGAGCTACACTAACCACACTATTCTTCAAGAAGCCCTTGAAAAATGGGATCAACAGCTCTTCAAACGTGTCCTTCCACGTGTTTACCAAATCATCTTGGAAATCGACAACCGTTACATTGCTGAAATGGCTGGACGTGGTATTGCTGCGGATGTTATCGAACGTACTCGTATCGTTAAGGATGGTCAAGTTCATATGGCTAACTTGGCTATCATCGGTGGTCACTCAGTTAACGGGGTTGCCAAACTTCATACCGAACTTCTTAAAGAAGATACACTTCACGATTTCTATACTATTTATCCTGAAAAATTCAATAACAAGACAAATGGTATCGTTCAACGTCGTTGGACACAAATTGCAGCTCCTGAACTTTCAGCAGCCATTGATGACGTGATTGGTGATGGTTGGCGTAACGACATCCATGAGCTTGAAAATCTTACAACTTACTTGGATGACAAGGAAGTCTTGAACCAGTTCTATCAAGTTAAGAAGACTGCTAAACAACGTTTGGCAGACTACATCAAAGAAACAACAGGCCTAGAAGTGTCTACAGATACTATCTTTGATGTTCAAGTGAAACGTCTTCACGCTTACAAACGTCAATTGCTTAACCTTCTCCACATCATCAAACTTTATTGGGATCTGAAAGATAATCCAGATAAAGACATGGTACCTCGTGTATTCATCTTTGGTGCCAAAGCTGCCCCTGGTTATCACTTCGCTAAATCTGTTATCAAACTTATCAACGAAGTTGCCAATCTTGTTAACAATGATGAAAGCCTCCAAGGAAAACTTAAAGTGGTCTTCCTTGAAAACTACCGTGTCAGCCTTGCGGAACTTATCATTCCAGCAGCAGATGTCTCTGAACAAATCTCATTGGCTTCTAAAGAAGCATCTGGTACCTCAAACATGAAATTCATGATGACTGGTGCTATTACCTTGGCAACACTTGACGGTGCCAACATTGAAATCAAGGACGAAGTAGGCGATGAGAATGTTGTTATCTTCGGTATGGACAAGGACGAAGTTTATGAACACTATGCACGTCACGATTACTACTCTCGTGCAGTTTATGAAAATAACACAGTCATTCGTCGTGTCGTCGATACTTTTGTTAACGGTACGATTCCAAATGCTCAAGCTGAAGGTACTGAAATTTACGAAGCCCTCATCACCCACAACGATGAGTACTTCCTCTTGGAAGACTTCGCTGCTTATGTAGAAGCTCAAGAGAAAATCGATGCACTTTATCGTGATCATGACAAGTGGGCACGTATGAGCTTGGCTAATATTGCTAAATCTCATAAATTCACTTCGGATGATACGATTACAGAGTATGCTAAAGAAATTTGGGAATTGAAAAAATAG
- a CDS encoding GNAT family N-acetyltransferase produces MALRSQLITKEFPELDRVERLNNEAFPEEERIPLSEFLQLDGRDDYHFFAFYDEDDFVGFASVLYNAKVFYVSFFAIVPQMRSHGYGSEIIDKLVDFYGPSRSMVLEVERLDEPNDNPEQRVARWDFYKRNGFKTSNAFLEYEGLSFEILYRGDHFDEKAYRDIFHKLQENAYFDFSIKHRHLSDL; encoded by the coding sequence ATGGCTTTACGCAGCCAATTAATTACCAAAGAGTTTCCAGAATTAGATAGGGTAGAGCGTTTAAACAACGAGGCCTTTCCAGAAGAAGAACGTATTCCATTAAGTGAGTTTTTACAATTGGATGGTCGTGATGATTATCATTTCTTTGCCTTTTATGACGAGGATGATTTTGTTGGATTTGCCTCAGTTCTCTATAATGCCAAAGTTTTTTATGTGAGTTTCTTTGCCATCGTACCTCAAATGCGGAGTCATGGCTACGGAAGTGAGATTATTGATAAACTGGTGGACTTTTATGGACCATCGCGTTCTATGGTCTTGGAAGTAGAGCGCTTGGATGAACCTAACGACAATCCTGAGCAACGTGTGGCGCGTTGGGATTTCTATAAGCGTAATGGTTTTAAGACTTCCAATGCCTTCTTGGAATATGAAGGTTTGAGCTTTGAGATTCTCTATCGTGGCGATCACTTTGACGAAAAAGCCTACAGAGACATATTCCACAAACTTCAGGAAAATGCTTATTTTGATTTTAGTATCAAACATCGTCACTTGAGCGATTTATAA